The DNA sequence CTTGGAAGAAAGTGGCGAAGAATGGAAATTCAACGAAGGTTGTCTTTCGATTCCTGATGTGCGTGAAGATGTGAAAAGAAAAGAAACGATCCTCATCGAATATTATGACGAAAATTTCGTTAAACATACCGATACTTTTTCAGATATGAGAGCGCGCGTGATTCAGCATGAATATGATCACATTGAAGGAATTCTGTTTACTGATCATTTGAGTTCTTTAAAGAAAAAATTAGTCAAAGGAAAATTAGCGAAAATTTCACAGGGAGATGTTTCTGTGACTTACAAAATGAGATTTCCGAAATAGATCCAGTTAAACTTGGAGTAAAAAAATAAATTAAATTCAAACAAATATTAAAAAAATGCAGTTAGAAAAAATAATATCAATTTCCGGGAAGCCAGGACTTTACAAATTGATTTCGCAGTTGAAAAACGGGTTTATCATCGAAGATGTATTGACAAAGAAAAAAGTCAGTATTTCTAATTCTTCACAAGTAAGCTTGCTTGATAATATTGCAATGTTTACCCAGGATACTGAAGTTCCTTTGTTTGAAGTATTCGAAAATTTAGCAAAAAATGAGGATTACAAAGAAACCATTTCTCACAAAGCTTCAGAAGAAGATTTAAGAGCTTTGATGTCTAAATCTTTGCCAAATTATGATAAAGAAAGAGTGTATGTTTCTGATATCAAAAAATTGGCTCAATGGTATAATATCCTTCACAAAGCAGGTTATATTACTCCAGACAGTTTTGTAAAAGCAGAAGAAGCTTCGACTGAAGATGAGACTGTAATCGCTGACAAAAAAGATGCAAAAAAAGCAGCTCCGAAGACTGATAAAGTAACTGCTCCAAAAGCAAAAGCTTCAACTTCTTCAGCTAAATCTGCACCTAAAAGTACCCACAGAAAAATGGGATAAGATTTCAGATCTCAGGATTTGATTAATTGTTCTTAAAACTTTAATTATTAAACCTTGTCAAAGTTTTACCTTTGATGAGGTTTTTTTTTGTCTTTGCAATGAAGCAAAGTAATTTCACTACTCTAATTTTATTTAAAAATGAACTCCAGACAAGAACAACTCGAAGCTTTCAATCGCTTACTCGATATCATGAATGATCTGCGCGAAAAATGTCCGTGGGATCAAAAGCAAACTTTGCAAACACTCCGTCATTTGACATTAGAGGAAGTGTATGAGCTTTCTGATGCTTTGCTCAATGAGGATCTGCAGGAAATTAAAAAAGAGTTGGGTGATGTTTTATTGCACTTGGTTTTCTATGCTAAAATCGGGTCTGAAAAAGGAAGTTTCGATATCGCAGATGTTATTAATTCTTTAAATGAAAAACTGATTTTCCGTCATCCTCATATTTACGGAGATGTTGAGGTGAAAGATGAAGAAGAAGTAAAACAGAACTGGGAAAAACTGAAACTGAAGGAAGGAAACAAATCGGTGCTTTCCGGCGTTACGAAAGGAACTCCAAGTATGGTAAAAGCGTACAGAATTCAGGATAAAGTAAAAGGAATTGGTTTTGAATTTGCGAATGCTGAAGATGCCTGGAAAAAAGTGGATGAAGAATTGGCCGAGTTTCACGCAGAAACCGATTTGGATAAAAAAGAGCAGGAATTAGGAGATGTCTTTTTCTCGCTCATCAATTACGCCAGAATTTCTGGTATTAATCCAGATACGGCTTTAGAAAGAACGAATAATAAATTCATCGGCAGATTTCAGAAAATGGAGAATCTGGCTTTGGATAATAATTTAATATTGGCAGATTTAACATTGGAGGAAATGGATGAACTTTGGGAAGAAGCCAAGAAAACTGAATAAACTTTTAGTTTTTTTTATACACATAAAAAAATGAGGAAGTTATCAATTTGTAGAAAGTCATTTTATAGATTAAAGTCATTTTCGGATTAGTGAAGGTGTATTGATTTTTCAGTGGAAAGAAGAAATGCCTGAAGTTATAGCCCCGATGGGAGCGGCATCCCCGCCTTGGCGGGATATAGCGGACAGCGGGACGAGTATTGGGAGGAGCGAAAGTTTTGTTGCTTCTTATTGAGAATCTAATTATTCGATATCGGTTTCTAATTTTTTTCCAAGATTTGACACTGATTTACTAAGTATTATTAAATAAAAAAAGAAGCTTCAACACCTTGTTGAAGCTTCTAAAATATGATCTAAACTTTTTAAAAGTTTATTTTACTAATAAGTCTTTCGTAATTGAATTTCCGTCTTGAGAAATATTTACAAAGTATTTACCAGGAGTTAAATTGATAGGTAAGTTAATTGTTTTGCTGTTTGATTTTACGACACCATAGTTTTTAACCATTTTACCAGACACATCAAAGATAACTACATTGTACGTACCGTCTGCAGCAAGTTTCAGATTAAAATCGGACTTAGCTGGGTTAGGGTATAATGTAATATTAGCTGCATTAGGTTTGATGTTATTTACGGCTAGAGCAGTTTTGTCAAGTTTAACAGCATTAAGAATTGTACCATCAGTAGCGTCTAATAATAGTAATACGGTGCTTAACTTCTCTTGGTTATAAGCTGCGGGAACTGTATAACTAAAGGTGTAATTAACAATTTGTTCATCCGTAACTGATGTAGGAATAGAACCGGTCTGTCCGGCATATCCTCCTAATAGAGCTCTGCCAACATGGTTGTAAATCATTTGATTTGCTGGTACCGTAGCTGGTAAGTTTTCAAAACCACCCATTGGGCCATTGCCACCGCCAGCATAATAGTTACTTTGTCTATATCCAGAAGCTGTTCCTTGTACCTCATCTTCTACTACAACTGCTGCTAATCTATAGTTAACATTATTATTGACAATAAAAAATTGAGCAGCTACGTTAGCTGTTAATTGATTATTTATGATTGAGTATTCTCCAGAAAGTTTTGCGGGAGCTGCTATTAATTTTCTAGTTGCAACATGGTTACCAATTGAATTGGGTGATACGTCTACTCCTTTTAATTCTCTGTCTACGTTCATTCCTGGATAACCTGCGAATGCTGCGCCAGCGTTATATGCTGCCAGTACCATCGGGTCGCCATTATGAACGGCAATACTAATTTGATCATTCGGATAATCTTCATTTACTTTATCTAATGCGACCATGCCTCTTGGGCACCAACCACACCACGTACCGGTTCCTTCTTCAAATACCACTTTTTTAGGAAGGAATTGTGAAACGACACTCGTGGTTACTGTAAGATTATTATCAGCAGGATTGCTGTCTGCATTATCATTTACTTTCGTAATGGTTAAGGTAATGTTTTTAGAAGCAATATCTGTATAACTGGTAAGTATAGGATGGGTGATTTCTCTTTGTTGACCTACGTTTAAATAGGCTGTTATTTTTTCTTTATGATCTCCAGTGCCATCATTCCAATTAAATTCTACTGAGGTGATATTGTTGGTTCCTACATTTTTTATTGTTAGTCTGATAGCGGTTTCACTGCCTGCTACCAAAAATTTATTGATTTTGCCACTAACTACCTGAATATCATTATCTGCAGCAGGTTTTGATGTTATAGGTTTTTGATTAAAGGAATTAGCATTCATAAATCCTGTGAGATAGAATGCGGTCGCTAGAAAGTAAAGTTTTTTCATATTGATAATTTTTATTAGATTTCATTTTGGGTGTAATAATTATTGAAAGAGATTATTCTATTTTATTAAAGATTAATAACCTGCCGTTCAAATGTTTATTAGATATTTTCAGTAATGATAAATTATAAAATAGTGAAAAGTTATTACTGAAAAATGATAAAGCTTGGAGGCTCTATTTTTTTCAGAATAACTTTTCACATTAGATAGTTAGAAGATTACTACCAAATATTTATTTTACAAGAAGCTCTTTTGTGGTAGAATTTCCGTCCTGAGAAATATTGACAAAGTATTTACCGGGAGTTAAATTAATAGGTAAGTTAATCGCTTTACTATTAGATTTTACTGTACCAAAGTCTTTAACTACTTTACCAGAAATATCAAAAATGGTTACATTATAGGAACCGTCTGCAGCAAGTTTTAGATTAAAATCAGATTTAGCTGGATTAGGATATAATGCAATATTAGCTGCATTAGCTTTGGTGTCAGTTACTGCAAGCGCAGTTTTGTCAAGTTTAGTAGCATTTAGGATTGTGCCATCATTACTGTCAATTAATAACAATACAGCACCTAACTTATCTTGTTTGTAAGTTGCAGGTATCGTGTAATTAAAGGTGTAATCAACTGATAGTCCATCAGTGATAGCTGTAGGAATAGAACTGGATTGGCCAGCATAACCTCCTAGTAGTGCACGAGCTACGTGATCGTAAACCATCTGAGCAGCAGGGACTGTTGAAGGTTTGTTTTCAAAACCACCCATTGGACCGTTGCCTCCTCCAGCATAATAGTTACTTTGATTATAGGCTGAAGTAGTTCCTTTAACACCGTCTTCTACTACAACTACTGCTAATCTGAAATTAGCCCCTGTTTTGTTCATAAAGAACTTGGAGTTCACGTTAGCTTTTAGTTGATCTCCTGTGATCGTAAAATCACCAGATAGTTTTACAGGAGTAGGAGTGTTTTTTCTATCGATAACATAAGAGTTGATTGTTGAAGGATTTGGGTCAACCCCTTTTAACTCTCTATCTACATTCATTCCTGGGAAACCTGTAAATCCTGCCCCAGAAACATAACCAGCTACCTGCATTGGTTCAGCGCCGGATCCTCCATGTACTGCAATACTAATCTGATCATTTGGATAATCCTGATTTACTTTTTCTAATGCCACCATACCTCTTGGACACCAGCCGCACCATGTGCCTGTTCCTTCTTCAAATACTACTTTTTTAGGTACTACTTGTGAAGCTACAGTGGTATTAACTATTCCTGTATTATCAGCAGGTGTTGGGTCTGCAGCATTATTTACTTTAGTAATGTTGAGGTTGATTGTTTTCGATGTAACAGTGTTATAAGATGCTTTGGTAGGGTGAGAAACTTTTGCAGATTGTCCGGGAGCAATATTTGCTGCGGCTGTCGCAATATGATCAGTGCCATCGTTCCAGTTTAATTCTACTGAAGAAATAATAGTAGAGCCATTGTTTTTAATATTGTAGATAATCTCATTCTGACTATTAACAGCAATATATTTATCAATGCTGGCGGAAGCTAATTTTGCATCATCAGCTGGTAGTGTTTCAATGGTGATATCATCTAAAAGAAAAACATACTGATCTGAGCAGTTAAAATGTCGATAAGACAAATAAACAGTTTGCCCAGCGTAGGCAGAAAGATCAATTGTTTTTTGTTGAAAACCACCCTCGAATGGCAATGTTTCTTCTAACACAGGAGTAGTTGCGATAACATCAGCAGGGGTATTGTTTGTAGAAATATATACCGCATAATGCTCCGCACCATAAGATCCCAGCTGTGAGAAAAGATTATATTTTAGAAAGAGATTATTAGCGCCTGCAGGTAAAGTGATAGGGGTGGAAGTTACTAAATTATCTGGATTTAAAACAACATTGTTCCATGAGAATGAAGTCATTGATTTTGTACCAAAAGGCGAATAAATAGAACTTGCGTTAAGGACTGCAAAATTATTACCGTCACCATCAAGATCTGTATACTTCCAGTTCGCGCCATTTCCGGATTCAAAATTCTCTGAATAGTGTACTTGTGCATTGAAAGTATTTGCGAAGAAAAAAGCTGCTGCTAAAAAATAGAATTTTTTCATATTATTAATATTTTTTTGGGGACTTAGAAGATTATTTCTTAATGATTTTTGTTGTAGATATTTTTCCATTAGAACTTACTATATTTACGATATAAACTCCCGCAGCAAGTTTTTGCGCACTAATTTTATTGTTTCCAGCTTTCACTTCTTGATTTAAAACTAATTTGCCGGTAAAATCAAAAATAGAAATAGTACCGTTGTTTTTAGAATCTAATTCTATAAAATCTGTTACTACTGTGTTTTTTAGCACGATTTCAGACTTTGCAGAAGTATTACTCACAGCCAAATGTTTGTCGTATAAATACGTAATTCTAACAGGTGCACCGATTTCATTTCCTAATGCATCTACCTGATAAAATTTAAATAAAAACGACATCGGTTGATCGCTTTCCTTTTTATTCCAGAAGTGGTCGAAATCACCAGTGTTTGAATTGGCATCAATAGTATAGCCATTCGGTGGATAGTTCATTCCTAACATTACAAAAGGCATACAGTTACCACCAAAACAAAATTCGAAGTCTTCTCCTGTAGTATTCGTTAGAGCTTCACAAAGTACTTTAACTTTGATGCTTTGGGTGGGTGAGGTATTCGCCACCGTAAAATTCAACATATCATTGTTTGTATCATAGGTGCTGTACTTGTAGACTTCGCCATCGTTCATTATTGTCCCGTCTAATTTTTTTACTGCCATTTGTGATAATGCAAAAGAGCAGGTTAAGAATGCAGATAAAAGAACTAATTTTTTCATAAGTTTTACTTTTTATTATTTTTAAATTTTACTATAATGTTTCCAATGCGTTCGTTGTGTTAACTTTAGCTTCACGAACATTAATCACTTCGTTTTGGCTATTAAGAACCGCTACAATTATTTTCATGTTTTCTTTAACGAAATTGCTTGGAATATTATAACTGAAGTTTTTGAGATAGGTATTGTTATTTTGGCTGTTATTAGCCGGAATCGCTTCTCCGGTAACAGGGGTTAATAATGCTCTGAGTACATTGTGGTTCACGTAGTCCGGTACAATTGGAAGACCGCCGTACAAAAGTGGTTTACCTCCCGATCCATTAAAATAATTATGTTGAGGATATTTAATCTGATCTTCAACAACATATATTAAGGTTTTTAGGTTTGAATAATCAGCAGCAAATGCAATACTGAAATCACCTGAAATTACGTTGCTCTCCAGCTTGGTATTAATGGCAATTCCTACCTTGCTATAAGGCTGAATATATTGTAAGGGAAAAGAAACATCAGTATAATTATTATTAGAAGTACTCCATTCTGCGATATGATTAATAAGAATGGTGGGATAAGCCCAAATTCCTAATTGATTAATAAAAGCTGTAGAAGCCTCATTCGTAAAAGGATCAGTCTGAACTGTAGGACCATGTAGCCCAACAAAAACAGCTTTGTTATTTTGCTCAATTAATTTATCAAATCTCGCACTGGCAATAGGGCAGTTGCCACACCATGTCCCTGTGAAATCTTCAAATAATATTCTGTGAACAAAATTAACGCCTGTTAATGAAATACTATTAATTGTTAAAGGTTTGGTAGTGATACTTTGGTATTTTGCTGTAATCGTGTACTCACCAATATGAGTCGGAACAAAAATATTGTGATCAGAATTTAACTCACCATTAATATAGAAAGTAGATTGACCAGTCACGTCATTATTAAGATTATCTGTTGCGATAAGTTTGATGGAATTTCCCAATAACACTGCGCTTTCACTGGACGAGAGCTTTACATAAGTGACGATATTCATTCCTTCATCGCTTTCAGAACCAGCACATGAATTTAAGAATAAGACAAACATAGTTAGTAATAGTAGAGTTTTCTTCATTATAATTTACAATTTATCAAGTTTTTTGTAAAACTACAAAATTTTCAGTTTCTAATGGTTTTATTCATTAAAATAAATAGAATTAAAACTAAAAATGATGTTACTGTAAAAATATTTTAACAATACGTATTATGGTTTGGGTTTTTATTAATATTTTAGTGCACTGAAAAAAATGAAATTCATATTAAGATAAGTTTATGAGAAAAATTGTATTTGGATTAGCAATGATGTGCTGCGTAAGTTTCAATGCCCAGTCTATTGAGAACATCAAAGTGAAAAATATTAAAGGCGAAAATATTGCTTTAAAAGATTTGAACAATGATAAACCTTTAGTTCTAAGTTTTTGGGCAACTTGGTGTTTACCATGCATGGAAGAGCTAAATGCAGTTAATGATAATTTAGAGGAATGGAAGAAAGAAAGAGATTTCGATTTTATTGCAGTTTCTACAGATGATCCCAGAACCGTTAATAAAGTGAAAACCGTTGTAAATGGTAAAAACTGGAATTTTGATCAGGTATTATTAGACCCGTCACAATCGATTAAAAGATCGTTAAACGTTAATAACGTACCAACTACACTCGTATATTTTAAAAACAAATTGGTTTATTCTCATGTCGGATATGCCCCAGGTGATGAAGAAGAATTATTTAATAAATTAAAGCAGATCCAATAATAGAAAATAAACTATGAAGAAGAAATTACTCCCTATTTTTATGATATTGGGACAGGGATTATTATATGCTCAGTTTAATGGCAGTTTAGAATCTACCAATCAATATTATGTTGATGACAGTAAAATAAAACTGGCAGAAAATGAAGCTAATGAGAGATTCCGTTCCAATTCTTACTTAACTTTAACTTACAAATACAAGCAATTTACAGTTGGTGCTCAGCTAGAATCTTATGAGCCCAAAGCGCTTCTTAATTATTCTCCAAAATTTGAAGGGGTTAACCTCGGAACTTATTTCGTTAATTATAATAATGACAAAGGTTTAGATGTAACCTTAGGTCACTTTTACGAACAATTTGGATCTGGTTTAGCGTTAAGAACATGGGAAGACCGTCAGTTAGGAATTGCCAATTCTTTAGTTGGTGCACGTGTTAAGCTATCATTAGCTGATAATCTTATTAATATAAAAGCACTTTACGGAAAACAGCGTATTGGGATGGGATTTGATTTTTCCAAAACGAATATCGCTGGTTTAGATACCGAATTTCAACTTGCTAAAGCTTTAGGTTCAGAAGCGTTTGATTCTAATCTTGGATTTAGTTTTGTTAATAAACATCAAACTAAAGAAGTCGCTTTTATCAATGCTCCCGCAGATGTTAATATCTACGGCGTTCGATGGAATAATGAATATAAAGATTTCTACCTAAACGCCGAATATCTTTACAAAACAAAAGATGCCATAAAAATGGCGGCAGAAGTAGATCCTATTAATGTCTTTTCTGGAAATGCTATGAATTTAGCTTTAGGATATTCTAAAAAAGGATTTGGGTTCAGTGGAACTTTAAGACGCTTAGAAAACTTTAATATTTATTCAGATAGAAACGAAATTGGCAATCAATATAATGAAGCTTTATTGAATTATACACCAGCGCTTACCAAGCAGTTTGACTATAGTTTAGCCAATGTTTATGTTTATCAGTCTCAACCACAATTAACATTTTTTCCTCAAAGAAAAGCGGGCGAAATAGGTTCTCAGTTTGATCTTTATTACCAGTTTAAAAAAGGAACAGCTCTCGGTGGAAAATACGGAACAGACATCGCTTTTAACTTCGCAAACTGGTATGGTCTGAAAGCTAAATATCGTGTGTATGAAGATTACAACACCGTTGAGACCAAAACTTTTGCTTTAGGAGAAAGATACTATTCAGATTTTAATGTAGATATCAGAAAGAGATTATCCAGCACTTGGAATACGGCTTTAGTGTACATCTATCAGGATTATAATACCGATAGAATTCAGGAAACAGAAGGTCAGGTTTTTGCGTCAACCGCCGTTTGGGATAATATTTTTAAAATCAATAAAAACTC is a window from the Kaistella flava (ex Peng et al. 2021) genome containing:
- a CDS encoding DUF5606 domain-containing protein — protein: MQLEKIISISGKPGLYKLISQLKNGFIIEDVLTKKKVSISNSSQVSLLDNIAMFTQDTEVPLFEVFENLAKNEDYKETISHKASEEDLRALMSKSLPNYDKERVYVSDIKKLAQWYNILHKAGYITPDSFVKAEEASTEDETVIADKKDAKKAAPKTDKVTAPKAKASTSSAKSAPKSTHRKMG
- the mazG gene encoding nucleoside triphosphate pyrophosphohydrolase; translation: MNSRQEQLEAFNRLLDIMNDLREKCPWDQKQTLQTLRHLTLEEVYELSDALLNEDLQEIKKELGDVLLHLVFYAKIGSEKGSFDIADVINSLNEKLIFRHPHIYGDVEVKDEEEVKQNWEKLKLKEGNKSVLSGVTKGTPSMVKAYRIQDKVKGIGFEFANAEDAWKKVDEELAEFHAETDLDKKEQELGDVFFSLINYARISGINPDTALERTNNKFIGRFQKMENLALDNNLILADLTLEEMDELWEEAKKTE
- a CDS encoding TlpA family protein disulfide reductase; translation: MRKIVFGLAMMCCVSFNAQSIENIKVKNIKGENIALKDLNNDKPLVLSFWATWCLPCMEELNAVNDNLEEWKKERDFDFIAVSTDDPRTVNKVKTVVNGKNWNFDQVLLDPSQSIKRSLNVNNVPTTLVYFKNKLVYSHVGYAPGDEEELFNKLKQIQ
- a CDS encoding DUF6029 family protein; this translates as MKKKLLPIFMILGQGLLYAQFNGSLESTNQYYVDDSKIKLAENEANERFRSNSYLTLTYKYKQFTVGAQLESYEPKALLNYSPKFEGVNLGTYFVNYNNDKGLDVTLGHFYEQFGSGLALRTWEDRQLGIANSLVGARVKLSLADNLINIKALYGKQRIGMGFDFSKTNIAGLDTEFQLAKALGSEAFDSNLGFSFVNKHQTKEVAFINAPADVNIYGVRWNNEYKDFYLNAEYLYKTKDAIKMAAEVDPINVFSGNAMNLALGYSKKGFGFSGTLRRLENFNIYSDRNEIGNQYNEALLNYTPALTKQFDYSLANVYVYQSQPQLTFFPQRKAGEIGSQFDLYYQFKKGTALGGKYGTDIAFNFANWYGLKAKYRVYEDYNTVETKTFALGERYYSDFNVDIRKRLSSTWNTALVYIYQDYNTDRIQETEGQVFASTAVWDNIFKINKNSLKVEVQHQWADSSYKNWAAGLVEFNFLKNWSVFTSDMYNYGNDDAEKQLHYYTFGAVFRKNSTRIQGSYGRQRGGLLCVGGVCRMVPENTGFTLGINTTF
- the def gene encoding peptide deformylase is translated as MILPIRAFGDAVLRKHCHEIHKDYPELKTLVDNLFETMHSANGIGLAAPQVGLDIRLFVVDVSPLAEDEDYVDIAEELKDFRKVFINAKILEESGEEWKFNEGCLSIPDVREDVKRKETILIEYYDENFVKHTDTFSDMRARVIQHEYDHIEGILFTDHLSSLKKKLVKGKLAKISQGDVSVTYKMRFPK
- a CDS encoding Omp28-related outer membrane protein yields the protein MKKLYFLATAFYLTGFMNANSFNQKPITSKPAADNDIQVVSGKINKFLVAGSETAIRLTIKNVGTNNITSVEFNWNDGTGDHKEKITAYLNVGQQREITHPILTSYTDIASKNITLTITKVNDNADSNPADNNLTVTTSVVSQFLPKKVVFEEGTGTWCGWCPRGMVALDKVNEDYPNDQISIAVHNGDPMVLAAYNAGAAFAGYPGMNVDRELKGVDVSPNSIGNHVATRKLIAAPAKLSGEYSIINNQLTANVAAQFFIVNNNVNYRLAAVVVEDEVQGTASGYRQSNYYAGGGNGPMGGFENLPATVPANQMIYNHVGRALLGGYAGQTGSIPTSVTDEQIVNYTFSYTVPAAYNQEKLSTVLLLLDATDGTILNAVKLDKTALAVNNIKPNAANITLYPNPAKSDFNLKLAADGTYNVVIFDVSGKMVKNYGVVKSNSKTINLPINLTPGKYFVNISQDGNSITKDLLVK
- a CDS encoding T9SS type A sorting domain-containing protein translates to MKKLVLLSAFLTCSFALSQMAVKKLDGTIMNDGEVYKYSTYDTNNDMLNFTVANTSPTQSIKVKVLCEALTNTTGEDFEFCFGGNCMPFVMLGMNYPPNGYTIDANSNTGDFDHFWNKKESDQPMSFLFKFYQVDALGNEIGAPVRITYLYDKHLAVSNTSAKSEIVLKNTVVTDFIELDSKNNGTISIFDFTGKLVLNQEVKAGNNKISAQKLAAGVYIVNIVSSNGKISTTKIIKK
- a CDS encoding T9SS-dependent choice-of-anchor J family protein: MEKYLQQKSLRNNLLSPQKNINNMKKFYFLAAAFFFANTFNAQVHYSENFESGNGANWKYTDLDGDGNNFAVLNASSIYSPFGTKSMTSFSWNNVVLNPDNLVTSTPITLPAGANNLFLKYNLFSQLGSYGAEHYAVYISTNNTPADVIATTPVLEETLPFEGGFQQKTIDLSAYAGQTVYLSYRHFNCSDQYVFLLDDITIETLPADDAKLASASIDKYIAVNSQNEIIYNIKNNGSTIISSVELNWNDGTDHIATAAANIAPGQSAKVSHPTKASYNTVTSKTINLNITKVNNAADPTPADNTGIVNTTVASQVVPKKVVFEEGTGTWCGWCPRGMVALEKVNQDYPNDQISIAVHGGSGAEPMQVAGYVSGAGFTGFPGMNVDRELKGVDPNPSTINSYVIDRKNTPTPVKLSGDFTITGDQLKANVNSKFFMNKTGANFRLAVVVVEDGVKGTTSAYNQSNYYAGGGNGPMGGFENKPSTVPAAQMVYDHVARALLGGYAGQSSSIPTAITDGLSVDYTFNYTIPATYKQDKLGAVLLLIDSNDGTILNATKLDKTALAVTDTKANAANIALYPNPAKSDFNLKLAADGSYNVTIFDISGKVVKDFGTVKSNSKAINLPINLTPGKYFVNISQDGNSTTKELLVK
- a CDS encoding Omp28-related outer membrane protein, translating into MKKTLLLLTMFVLFLNSCAGSESDEGMNIVTYVKLSSSESAVLLGNSIKLIATDNLNNDVTGQSTFYINGELNSDHNIFVPTHIGEYTITAKYQSITTKPLTINSISLTGVNFVHRILFEDFTGTWCGNCPIASARFDKLIEQNNKAVFVGLHGPTVQTDPFTNEASTAFINQLGIWAYPTILINHIAEWSTSNNNYTDVSFPLQYIQPYSKVGIAINTKLESNVISGDFSIAFAADYSNLKTLIYVVEDQIKYPQHNYFNGSGGKPLLYGGLPIVPDYVNHNVLRALLTPVTGEAIPANNSQNNNTYLKNFSYNIPSNFVKENMKIIVAVLNSQNEVINVREAKVNTTNALETL